The following are encoded in a window of Bacillota bacterium genomic DNA:
- a CDS encoding copper-translocating P-type ATPase, with translation MDQRNNQTTITIPITGMNCAACSARVEKGLLSLPGISSANVNPLAGKGTINYDPGKIEPRKMVERVAELGFGVPAAQQELLISGMSCTACSARVEGRLNSLPGVQETAVNLATGRTRVAYIPGMTSAAEMERAVKELGFTVHLPQDLASGEVTGARKRERNQQLFRFILAVILTLPLAAMMISSHLGLSFKIDPWVQLALATPVQFLAGWTFYSGAYRSLKTGGANMDVLVSLGTSVAYFYSLASLIAGWGHIYFESAAMLITIILLGKLLETVAKGRTSEAIEKLIELQAKTARVLRDGVETDIPADRVLPGDLVVVRPGERVPVDGVIEEGNTTIDESHLTGESMPVGKNPGDEVVGASINNYGSFTFRATKVGQDTVLAQIIRLVEEAQGTKAPIQRLADRVSNVFVPAIIAIALITFVGWYISGAGFENSLMHMVTVLVVACPCALGLATPTAIMVGTGVGAGKGILIRGGEHLERTEKIDTVVLDKTGTITRGSPAVTDIAALAPFTEEELLGIIASGEKRSEHPLGQAVVMEAERRGIPPEEVDNFEALPGKGIRFDLGGNSWLIGNEKLSDEAGIDISPLLQEKNRWEGEGKTVMMAMRKDCLCGMLALADTAKESATGAIAELQQMGLDLYMLTGDQKNTARSIARQVGITNVIAEVLPQHKAEEVQKLKDAGHVVAMVGDGINDAPALATADVGMAIGTGTDIAMESASITLVKGDLRKIASAIRLSRRTLRKIRQNLFWAFFYNLITVPLAIFGIFTPVVGGAAMALSSVTVVTNSLFLKRYDPDRTGQSIGKK, from the coding sequence ATGGACCAAAGAAACAATCAGACGACCATAACCATTCCCATCACAGGAATGAATTGTGCCGCCTGTTCCGCCAGGGTGGAAAAAGGATTGCTCTCGTTGCCCGGAATTTCTTCTGCAAACGTCAATCCGCTGGCGGGAAAGGGCACCATAAACTACGATCCAGGCAAAATTGAACCCCGAAAGATGGTGGAACGAGTCGCTGAACTGGGTTTCGGGGTTCCGGCCGCACAACAGGAATTGCTGATTTCCGGGATGTCATGCACGGCATGTTCTGCACGGGTCGAGGGCAGGCTGAACTCCCTGCCCGGTGTGCAGGAGACCGCTGTCAATCTGGCCACAGGCAGAACCAGGGTCGCCTATATTCCCGGGATGACCAGCGCTGCAGAGATGGAAAGAGCGGTGAAAGAACTGGGCTTCACCGTCCATCTGCCCCAGGATCTTGCCTCCGGCGAGGTAACAGGAGCCAGGAAGAGGGAAAGAAACCAACAACTGTTCAGGTTCATCCTGGCGGTTATCCTCACCCTCCCCCTGGCGGCGATGATGATCTCCTCGCATCTGGGACTGTCCTTCAAAATCGACCCCTGGGTGCAGCTGGCCCTGGCCACACCGGTTCAATTCCTCGCCGGTTGGACCTTCTATTCCGGGGCCTACCGCTCCCTCAAAACCGGCGGTGCAAACATGGATGTCCTGGTGTCGCTGGGTACATCGGTGGCCTATTTCTACAGTCTGGCCTCTTTGATAGCCGGCTGGGGGCACATTTACTTCGAATCCGCAGCCATGCTCATCACCATCATCCTGCTGGGCAAATTGCTGGAGACCGTGGCCAAGGGAAGAACCTCGGAGGCCATCGAAAAGTTGATAGAACTGCAGGCCAAAACAGCCCGCGTGCTCCGTGACGGTGTGGAGACAGATATACCCGCGGATCGCGTCTTGCCCGGTGATCTGGTCGTGGTACGCCCGGGAGAGAGGGTCCCCGTGGACGGGGTTATCGAGGAAGGAAACACCACCATCGATGAATCGCACCTTACCGGCGAGAGCATGCCGGTAGGCAAGAATCCCGGCGATGAAGTCGTCGGCGCCTCCATCAACAATTACGGCAGCTTCACTTTTCGGGCCACCAAGGTGGGGCAGGACACGGTCCTGGCACAGATCATCCGCCTGGTGGAGGAAGCGCAGGGCACCAAGGCCCCGATCCAGCGCCTGGCCGACCGGGTTTCCAACGTTTTTGTTCCGGCCATAATAGCCATCGCCCTGATCACCTTCGTCGGTTGGTACATCAGCGGGGCAGGTTTCGAAAATTCCCTGATGCACATGGTCACCGTTCTGGTCGTGGCCTGCCCCTGTGCACTCGGGCTGGCCACCCCCACGGCCATCATGGTGGGAACGGGCGTGGGTGCGGGGAAGGGCATTCTCATCAGGGGCGGGGAACACCTGGAGCGGACAGAGAAAATCGATACCGTCGTCCTGGACAAGACGGGGACCATCACCCGGGGCTCCCCGGCGGTAACGGATATTGCCGCCCTGGCCCCCTTCACTGAAGAAGAACTTCTGGGCATCATCGCTTCCGGGGAAAAAAGATCGGAACACCCCCTGGGGCAGGCCGTGGTCATGGAAGCGGAAAGAAGGGGGATCCCGCCGGAAGAGGTCGATAATTTCGAGGCTCTGCCCGGGAAGGGGATCAGGTTCGATCTGGGTGGCAACTCCTGGCTGATCGGCAACGAGAAGCTGTCCGATGAAGCTGGCATCGATATCTCCCCGCTGCTTCAAGAGAAAAATCGCTGGGAAGGAGAGGGCAAAACGGTGATGATGGCCATGAGAAAAGACTGCCTCTGCGGGATGCTGGCCCTGGCCGACACGGCCAAGGAGAGCGCCACCGGGGCCATTGCCGAGTTGCAGCAGATGGGCCTGGATCTTTACATGCTCACCGGTGACCAGAAAAACACGGCCCGCTCCATCGCCAGACAGGTAGGAATAACCAATGTCATTGCCGAAGTATTACCGCAGCACAAAGCCGAGGAAGTGCAGAAGCTAAAAGATGCCGGACACGTGGTGGCCATGGTCGGCGACGGGATCAACGATGCACCCGCCCTGGCCACGGCCGATGTGGGAATGGCCATCGGCACCGGGACGGATATAGCCATGGAAAGCGCCTCCATCACCCTGGTGAAAGGCGATCTGCGGAAAATCGCTTCCGCGATCCGCCTCTCGCGGCGCACCCTGCGCAAGATCAGGCAGAACCTTTTCTGGGCTTTTTTCTACAACCTGATCACCGTGCCCCTGGCCATCTTCGGTATTTTCACGCCCGTTGTTGGCGGTGCGGCGATGGCCCTGAGTTCGGTGACGGTGGTGACCAATTCGCTGTTTCTGAAACGCTACGATCCGGATCGGACCGGGCAGAGTATCGGCAAAAAATGA
- a CDS encoding ABC transporter permease has translation MKTYLELVRATAKNMFRDRMVLFWFLAFPLLFILLFGTIFSDDTVIADFPIGLVGDDGEVSRALYLALDQTDAFTVHVGSREGELEALQDGSRQLVILLPPDPDTLLSRGEQLEITFYYDEHNQAVNRVLVSSVSEILQEIERGMTGRPRVFIISTEAVQADNLRAVDFLIPGVLAMALMQLGLFGSLHIVGLRERKVLRQLNVTPLPRGLLIASEITVRLFLAMIQTVLILVIGHLFYKVNIVGNWPALIGIVILGAAVFVSFGYMLTCFVKSEESGNGVIQLVQFPMMFLSGIFFPIEVMPDFIKPIMKAIPLTYLADLLRHQITGQVPLHTPATNLAVLGGWLVVSLLVAIRFFRWE, from the coding sequence ATGAAAACCTACCTTGAACTGGTCAGGGCCACCGCCAAAAATATGTTCAGGGATCGCATGGTTCTATTCTGGTTCCTGGCTTTCCCACTCCTGTTCATCTTGCTTTTCGGTACCATCTTCTCCGATGATACCGTTATCGCCGATTTTCCCATCGGCCTGGTTGGGGATGATGGCGAGGTCAGCCGCGCCCTGTATCTGGCCCTCGATCAAACGGATGCATTTACCGTCCACGTCGGCTCCAGGGAAGGCGAGCTGGAAGCATTGCAGGATGGATCCCGGCAACTGGTCATCCTGCTTCCTCCCGATCCCGATACCCTCCTGTCCCGGGGAGAACAGCTCGAGATCACTTTTTACTACGATGAACACAATCAGGCTGTGAACCGGGTCCTCGTTTCCTCGGTCAGCGAGATACTCCAGGAAATTGAACGGGGTATGACCGGAAGGCCGCGGGTATTCATCATCAGCACCGAGGCTGTCCAGGCCGACAATCTGCGGGCGGTCGATTTCCTGATTCCCGGTGTTCTGGCCATGGCCCTGATGCAGCTCGGACTCTTTGGTTCGCTGCATATCGTGGGACTCCGTGAACGCAAGGTGTTGCGCCAGCTCAACGTGACCCCCTTGCCCAGGGGCCTTCTGATTGCCAGTGAAATCACCGTGCGTCTCTTTCTGGCCATGATCCAGACCGTGCTGATCCTGGTCATAGGCCACCTGTTTTACAAGGTCAATATAGTGGGCAACTGGCCGGCACTCATCGGTATCGTCATCCTGGGGGCAGCGGTGTTTGTCAGTTTCGGATACATGTTGACCTGCTTCGTCAAATCGGAGGAGAGCGGCAACGGCGTCATCCAGCTGGTGCAGTTTCCGATGATGTTCCTCTCCGGCATCTTCTTCCCCATAGAGGTGATGCCGGATTTCATCAAACCGATCATGAAGGCAATACCCCTTACCTATCTGGCCGATCTTCTTCGCCACCAGATCACCGGTCAGGTTCCGCTGCATACCCCGGCTACCAATCTGGCCGTCCTGGGGGGATGGCTGGTCGTCTCCCTGCTCGTGGCCATCCGTTTCTTCCGTTGGGAATAA
- a CDS encoding metal-sensing transcriptional repressor, with protein sequence MVVEKIEESCHDGKKKRSWQDEKAVRQLVVRLNRIEGQVRGIRKMIEDEAYCDDILNQIASAKSAIDGVARLLLEKHMKSCIRDQLMEGDERVFDELLKTISRMIR encoded by the coding sequence ATGGTAGTGGAGAAGATTGAAGAGAGCTGTCATGACGGGAAAAAAAAGAGAAGCTGGCAGGACGAGAAGGCAGTCCGGCAGCTCGTTGTAAGGCTCAACCGCATTGAAGGGCAGGTGCGGGGGATCAGAAAGATGATCGAAGATGAAGCATACTGCGATGATATTTTGAACCAGATCGCTTCGGCCAAATCCGCCATCGATGGTGTAGCCAGATTGTTGCTGGAAAAGCACATGAAGTCCTGTATCAGGGATCAACTCATGGAAGGCGATGAACGTGTTTTCGATGAGCTGCTGAAGACGATCTCCCGGATGATAAGGTAA